Proteins from a genomic interval of Chanodichthys erythropterus isolate Z2021 chromosome 8, ASM2448905v1, whole genome shotgun sequence:
- the LOC137025329 gene encoding oocyte zinc finger protein XlCOF6-like: MPLKEESQDLNDMKEKDLNEKQETRSHFICKQCGKSFSQRKNLKVHMRVHTGEKPYTCQQCGKSFNRKGNLKVHMNVHTGERHYSCQQCGISFTRKGILKRHMGIHTREKSYTCQQCGKVFNLKRSLNCHMSIHTEEKHFSCQQCGKSFSQHKNLKVHMRVHTGEKPYTCQQCGKSFNRKGTLKVHMNIHTGESRYSCQQCGISFTRKGNLKRHMGIHTGEKSYTCQQCGKVFKLKRSLNCHMSIHTGEKHFSCPQCGKSFNRKGRLNYHMKFHTEEKPFTCPQCGKSFKLTGHLKDHMKIHTGEKPYTCPQCGKSFNRKGRLNCHIRIHTGEKPFTCQQCGKSFNIKGNLKEHMRVHTGEKPYTYPQCGKSFSYKGQFKAHIRIHTGEKPYTCPQCGKSFNRKG; encoded by the exons ATGCCGCTGAAAGAGGAGAGTCAAGATCTGAATGACATGAAGGAGAAAGATCTGAATGAGAAACA AGAGACTAGAAGTCATTTCATCTGtaaacagtgtggaaagagtttcagtcagcgtaaaaaccttaaagtccacatgagagttcacaccggagagaagccttacacctgccaacagtgtggaaagagtttcaaccgaaaaggaaaccttaaagtccacatgaacgttcacactggagagagacaTTAttcctgccaacagtgtggaataAGTTTCACTCGAAAAGGAATCTTGAAAAGGCACATGGGAATTCACACTAGAGAGAAgtcttacacctgccaacagtgtgggaAAGTTTTTAACCTAAAAAGAAGTCTTAATTGCCACATGAGCATTCATACTGAAGAGAAGCATTTCagctgccaacagtgtggaaagagtttcagtcagcataaaaaccttaaagtccacatgagagttcacaccggagagaagccttatacctgccaacagtgtggaaagagtttcaaccGAAAAGGAacccttaaagtccacatgaacattcacactggagagagccgTTAttcctgccaacagtgtggaataAGTTTCACTCGAAAAGGAAACTTGAAAAGGCACATgggaattcacactggagagaagtcttacacctgccaacagtgtgggaAAGTTTTTAAGCTAAAAAGAAGTCTTAATTGCCACATGAgcattcatactggagagaagcatTTCagctgccctcagtgtggaaaaagtttcaaccGAAAAGGACGACTTAATTACCACATGAAATTTCACACTGAAGAGAAGCCTTTTacctgccctcagtgtggaaaaagtttcaaacTAACAGGACACCTTAAAGACCACATGAAAATCCACACAGGAGAGAAACCCTACAcgtgccctcagtgtggaaaaagtttcaaccGAAAAGGACGACTTAATTGCCACataagaattcacactggagagaagcctttcacctgccaacagtgtggaaaaagtttcaatataaaaggaaaccttaaagaacacatgagagttcacactggagagaaaccctaCACATACcctcaatgtggaaagagtttcagttaCAAAGGACAATTTAAAGCCCACataagaattcacactggagagaaaccctacacatgccctcagtgtggaaagagtttcaaccGAAAAGGATGA